The genomic stretch CACCCAAACAAACAGTACTTTCACATTTCAACCATGACTTTTTACCCAAACGAACAGATACAAATTACTATATAGTAAACTCCATGTTCTATTACTTTCTTTCCTTGTATTTTATTTCTCATGAAACACGTACTTTGGACCTGTTTGGAACTTGCTAATTTCAAAAGAATCGTACATGAATTTCATGTAATAAAACACAAAAATATGGAATTTTTCTTTGCATTCCGAACGAGGCTTTTGATTTCCATTTGTTATTTCAATGCAAAAGGATGAAAGAAACATTAGTAAGTAAACTCATTCCATAACTTTGGCAATAACAGTGTGAGACAAGTTTCCGGATTTCCCAGTCTTATCGGCGTACACACTAATTAATTTAACTATTCGATCGATCATTACGGCATATCATCATGGTCCATGGCCATGGGCATGGCCGTCACACCTTctcctccggcggcggcggcggcctgacGAGTCCAGGCCCAATTGGAGGATCCGAGACCGGCGCCGGTGGAGGCGGAGTGACCGGGTTGTCCATGACTAGGAGTTTCCGTGCACCGTACTGCAGTGTGCCGCCGGCGAGGTCTCCATCTTCTGTGTGTATACAAGAGCAGATACACATGAACTTCCGTGTATATGATTATGATTTTTAAGAGGTGTATGTCAGCAAGGATGCAGTAGAAATGTACAATGAAATTACAAGGACCGTACCTGGTGATGTGCGAGCCTCCGAGGAATGTGGAGAAGAGACGAGCAGGACAAGCAGTAGGAGGCAAGAGATCAGTTGAAGAGGAGAAGGTCGAGCAGAGGCGGCCATCACTGTCTAGCTAGCTAGTTGATCTGGCCGGCCGGCGGTTAATAATGGAGAATGTATACTACGGCAACGGCAAGCTCCGATCCTGGAAGGAACGATCGAGTATGTTACTGTGCAACCATTGCTCTATATATATAGGCTACAGGGCACCGATCAGATGGCTAGAGAAGAAAACCTATAAAGAAACAATGTCTAAATTACTATTCACTTTAATTTGTTGGAAAAGGAGTTACTCGTTCAGAAAAAAAAACGACGATGGGTATGCCACCTACCAACGTAAAAGGTTGTCGGACTTAGGGGTTGATCACTAATGAGCGTGCAACTACATCGTTTAACCAAGAATGGAGCCAAAAAAGCTTGGGTATGGGATACCCAACTGTTACAAACTGTGTATAGTACTGGCATTAGGACAAAATTGTTCATGATTCCTTCTTTGCCTTAAAAGAAATTAATTCAAAGTCATCTTAAATCAAACTATTTTAATTTTGacgggccttgtttaatttagttcatcacaaaaaccaaaaactttttaagattctccgtcacatcgaattttgtggcacatgcatgcatcactaaatatagacgaaaataaaaactaattgcatagtttacccgtaaatcgcgagatgaatcttttaagcctagttactccatgattggacaatgtttgtcaaataaaaacaaaagtgttactgtttcgaaaaccaaaaaattttcgaaactaaacaaggcccaagttttataaagaagactacaacatcAATGTCACAACATAAGTACATTATACAAAAATACAGTACTATGTTTCATGGTAGTATTATGACCCTACTTTGGTGTTATTAATATTAGTCCTCTTTTTCTACGAATCCTGTCAGGCTGTCACATTCCAGATAGTTTGACTTTGATTCTTAAAGTTCATTTATGGACCAGAATAATActagtttagttcaaaaaaattccaaaaaatttcaaaattttctatcacatcgaatctttggacgcatacatgaaacattaaatatagataaaaaaataactaactacacatctataatttgcgagacaaatctttttttAGTCTACTCcacaattggacaataattgtcaactataaatgaaagtgctacagtagtcaaacttaaaatttttcaccaactaaacaagaggCCTCATTATGATATATACACATCTAGTTTGAGACTTTGTCCTGTGGTGTTTATATTAAGGTGGTCTGATACCTCTTGGGATGAAGCTGGATTTATTTCCACTATTAAAGATAAAGGGAATACACATCTCATACAAAACTAGTTGTCTTAATATCCTATAACAACACCGAAACATTATACATTAGGAGAGTATTTGTAATTTTGTATGATTGGCCAGTTTTAGAGAGAATTTGAAATGGAGTAACTTATGTTAGTAATCTAATCTCTGCTGGTTCGCTTAAGCTTATCAGCTGAATCTGTCAAttattcagcagtatttttttctcataacaaattaTCTAACAGTAATTTTTGAGATAAATTATCAGCCAAATGAACAAGGAGCAAGTAGAGAGTGTAGGTGTGCAGCCTGCCCTGCACTGCCCAAGCCACCGAGGTCAGTTTTTGCCATGTGGCAGCAAGGAAGCGCACGCACGTAGCGCTAGCTGGAGCCTGGACATACGCGCCTTGTGATTACTAATTAGGACGCAGATCCCTAACTCACTTTGGATCAACCTTAATTACACAACTGTAAACAGCGTGGATTCGACTTGTCGCCGTTTGAGTAGTGAAACCATGTGCAGGAACCTTCCACGATACTAGGTCCCATTTCTTTGGATCATAacaatatattttttctatctttACCTGTTTGCTTTTTTCCCTTAACTCCATCTgttattatgaaaaaaaataCTCCATTTGTGGTGCTCTCCTGACCTGTGGACTGTGGTGGCCTGACGGATGAGGCCCGTCAGCCCATGTGGTCAGGCTTTCACTGTGTCTTTCATGGGTGCAACTCACACAAAACTATATGTGAAGATATATGGGCCTAATCTGCGTGGATAGGCGTCGCATTCGTTCCAATTTCGTGGCCATGAAAGCGAGACCTTGAAAGCCCATGTCTGATAAGACGGCCCAATTAATAGCAGACTGTCTCTACTCACGCAACTAATTTCATCCTTTGCCAATGTCCGtttgattattattattattattattattatgggcTTCCTCTTCCTCAAAAGATGAAGGTATAGGGCTTCCTCTCTAGCGGTAGTTATAGCCTTATGGGGTTCACCATGCATGACTACTATCACCCTTATGAACTACCGCTATAAACATTTTGAGGAGACCGTGTCGCATATCTTTTAATATCAATAAGATCACAAAATTAACTAAAATTAATAGTACTTCCATCGTCCATGAATGAgttaatttctagagttgtcctaagtcaaaatttctaaactttaaccaaatttatagaaaaaatactaagatttatggtatcaaattagatttatcatagaatatattttcatatgatgcgcattttatgttatagatgttgttactcttttctataaaattactagcacggattctaggaattgattctttcgtggatgGAGAGTATCATTTTTTAGTCGGAGACTTAAATCTACAGGTCAAGTTCCTTGGCAAGAAAAACCTACCTAACTAATACAATCACTATTCATCAATTCACAAACCCCTCTTGATTCCACTGATCACAGGTCAAGCAGAACAGATTCAAGATCTTGGTCGTCTGGTTTCAATGAAAAACGAGAGAGAAAAGGACAAGTGTGTTCAGTGTTCACCTAGATATAATTTGGATTCAAGCGCCAAACTACCCAAAGCAATTATCCGGAAAATAGGCTGATGAGGCTGAAATCAATTGgcatttttcttttcaaaacctggaaacacacacacacacacacacacacacaaaagtaCAGATTCGTCCTTTTTATTCCATTTGAACTTTCACATTTGATTCCGCATGCATACGCTTACACAACAATGAAATGATCGAAGTCGTAACTTTGTGTTGCCCCAAATATCACCGCAGCAAGAAGAAATTAAACAAATCAACTGAACGCATGGCCTTCCCAGAAGCTCATGATCTGTCCATGGTGACCGGCGTCGCCATCGAGGTAGAAATCTCCAAACAGGAAGCTGGGGTCGTCGACCATCGCCCGAAAGAATCCGTCATCGCAGCTGCCCCGCGCGTCGTCAGTGCACGCGCTCGTGCTCGTCGTCAGCGACGGCGTCGGCGTCACCCCCGACTCGGCGGCCGCGGCATTCCGGTCATCGGCTGCGCCGTCCGCGAGATGAACAGCGGCACATGTCGCCGCGGCTGGGTCAGCAAAGAAGCTTCCGGCAGCAGAGGAATCGTCACAGCTGCTCGCGCCAGAagcgcccgcggcggcggcgacgtggTCCGGGACGAAGGGGGTGAACACCGACGGCGCCGGTTTTGACCGGTCGTCGACTTCGGCGTTGGCGTTGGGCTGGTTGCGTCTCGCAGCGGGTTCTTTGCTCACTGCCGTGGACGACGTCGACGCCTCCTTTTGCCGGAGCTTCTTGCGCAGCCGCGCGTTCCAGAAGTTCTTGATCTCGTTGTCCGATCTCCCCGGGAGCCTCGCCGCGATTTGGGACCAGCTAATCATCAGATACATTAGTTCACAACCGAAGGCCAGGGCTCCAGGGCCGGTTACTATGAAATGGCCATATGCATAAGCTAAGGCAAGGTGCGGCAATGGCGGCGTGGCAGTGGCACAGCTACTGTTGAGCAGAGGTCAGTTACCTGTTGCCAAGTGCTTTGTGGAGAGAAATGATGAGGTCCTCTTCGTGCTGGGAGAAGCGGCCCCGCTTGAGGTCCGGCCGCAGGTAGTTCATCCACCGCAGCCGGCAGCTCTTGCCGCACCTCTGCAAGCCTGCAAACAGCTACCAATTCACTCACACTCCGATGATGATACAATTTATATGAGCAAACAAGTAGATCGAACTGGTGAATGAATTGTAAGCTAAGTGAGACATGCAACAGCATCAAGATTCaagaatgcatgcatgcatcagcAATTCAGCTTCAGCATCGATCACCTGCAAGTTCGGGGatggagctccagcagctgacGCCGAAGCGGGCGATGTGGGAGGCGAGCCTCTCGTCCTCCTCCGGCGACCACAGGCccttcctcaccttcttctcctcggaGCAGCAAGGGTGCACCCTCCCCATCTCTATCGATTCAATTCCGAGCAAGCAAAGCAAGCTATAGGTAGCTCTACAAGTCTACAGTGACAACGAACGGCATGCACGTACTGTCTTGTACTGAACGAAATAAGTCTCCGATCCCCCACTGGATTTTAAGTATACTTTGCTGGATGCTCTGGTCTGGTGCCAATCTGTCTATGGCAAGAAACGTGCATAGGAAATTGGGCAGCTGCTGCATCTTGCATCATTTGCAGTATTGTTTATCCGGCATGGCCCATCCGGAGGGGTGCCATAGTGCATACAATATGCAGGGTCTTATGTAATTGTGCGATAATGGCTGTAAAGCGCCCATGATCAATCGGGGGGCAGCATGCAGCCCGGTAACTAGTTTAACGTGCACCTGCACTTGCTGCCATCGCAAAAGCAGCCACACTCATGTCTCTAGCTGCGTCCCTTCATAATGATGCCTCATGGGTCTCAGACATGCATGGTCCACTCCATAATTCTGTAGTCGTCGTAATATACTAATATAAAGTGCTCCCCTTTCGCTTATTTTTATTGAATCGCTGCAGCCATATATGATTTGATTGGTCATGTtctgacatatatatatagtatgttgcGTCCGGTGATCATTATTATTAGTATGTATCATTATTCATAATAAGCGATCGATCTAATTGAGAGATTTGTCAGAAAATATCACAAGGTTAGTGGCACCTAACACCCTATTTAGTGCACCTGATCAGCGCAAAACAAGTTTTTCTACCTCTCAGTAAAAATAGACTATCTAGTGACCCCATTATGCCAAAGTCCATTTTCGCGGCTCTCGGGAAAGCGGCAGTGCACCGGGCAACCCCGTCCAGTGCACATTGGGTAGCATTTTGCCAATCCTGAGATACTTCACGCGCATCATGGGATGCTAAATCTGAAATATTTTCACAAACATATTTAGAGTCAAGTTAGcatttccaaaatatttttcatAAACATTTTTGCTTGCTCTCCGTGCACTAGTCTTATATGCAATGCGTAGTTTTCCAACACCTACTAGCACTAGATGACCAAATTATCCGATAAGAGCTCCCCTATTAATAGTATGACTATCTATCATAAATACTATCACACACTCTATTGTGTCTTGACCGCCAAAACAAAATCActatttatacctttgccttgatctgcagggttttatttttctctttcttatttTCCAAGTTGGAGAACTTGATCACCATCTTTTGGCCATCTCCATGGTCGATTGAGTGTTATCTGGCTCCATCACTTGAACTTGGACCAATCTATCTCATCTATACACTCAGAGCATAGGGTTAGTCtaataggtttcatcaattagccAAAAACAAACTAGAGCTTTTAGCCAGCCATCTTGAGTTTTAGGCAAATGTAATGCGGGACAGGCATGAATTTCGCGTAGCAGTTGCTCGAGCAACGCATGATAAGTGCTTGGGAaagccaccacctcaaaggtgagcaGCTCCTTGCAGAAGTTTGTCGGCTCCCCGTACATGATAAGGAGCTAAATGCTTCCAAGGGGCATGGCCTATGCCTCGTGGATGATCCCGTAGAAGGGTGCTTCGGTTGGGCGAAGGCTGCTCCTCATGATCTTCATCTGGTCTAGGGTGTCAGGGTAGAGGATGTTAAACCCACTTCCCTCTTCCATGTGCACCCTTGATAGATGAGTGTGCTTGATGATCACATTGATGATGAGCAAAAAATTGCCCGAGCTAGGCACATGGCTTAGGTAAAACCATGTCATGGCACCACCAGTCCAACCATGTTCACCTCCATCTTGGTGACCCTCCGTTAGCGTTGGGCCTGTTCTCCCCCGAATATCATGCAACAGTTCACTCTTTCTAGGAGGTTTTTGTCAACTCCGATATTGATCTGAGGGCATCGCTGATGGTGGCCTAGCAGGTGGTTCTATGCCATGTGTTCATGCAGGAGGGTGGCCTCAAGGTGGCCTGGTGCTTCAGTGTGTAACCCTGAGTCCTATTAGGACCCTAGAGAATACAACAGAGGCAACAAGGCATCTAAGGCCGCCCTTGGGCATTGGTTCAACAACTAACACTTGCCGACATGTTGGACTTTCGATTAGGCTCTGGCATAGTGGGGTTTGGGCTTGGACCAAGATGGGTCTATCGAGGGAGCAGCGGAGGGTACAACACTATGGTTGGCGATGTAGTCAAGGCTCCCAAAGCTGAGAGCTTGTTTGATGGTGAATGAGTTGCTGGAGGTGATGATTTCACTAGAGAAATGCACACCACTCTTGGGAGACACCTCTGGCTCCAGTGGTGAAGCAGAGTTTCCTGGTCGATCACACACAATGAAGTAGAATGAGGTGATCTCAAGGTGCATCGTGTGTGATTCTCTAAGCAAAATGCTCCATCGATGAAGTGGTGAAGTGGAACGGTGATCACACATGATGAAGCATTAAAGTAGAATGGTGATCACACATGATGTGCTCCCCTGCCTAGCATGCTAGTTGTCAGAGGTTTAGAACTAGGCGTGCATCAAGTTTATTTGTCAGAGATTTATGTGTGGGTCTTCGATCACTCAGATACTCAAAACATGCAAGGGACACAATTAGTTTATCCTAGTTTGGGCCTCTGAGCCCTACATCCACCAGTATGTTGTTCTTCATACTAGGAATGCCCAGCCATGGGTTTAAAATAGAGGAATTAAGAGAAAGTTTGGTAGGGGATTGCGTGGTGCTATCCTAGGGTTCTTTGGTTTCTACCTTGTTCCAATTGGTATGATAAACTCAAGCCAAGTGTCTACTGGTTCAATCCCTATGTTTCTAATCTGATCCAGGAGCTTGTGCCTCCACTTATATAGTGAAGAGGGCATGAGGTACAAAAGTGAGTCAGTTCTAACCTAGGCCTTCTCCGCTTGGTGCTCTGGGTTCCTTCATCTTTGCGATGTTTGGTACTCCTTTGTCATGCAGGAGAGGGCCAACAATGTCTTAACAACTTCCTAACGCTTCTATGCAGTCTACTAGCGCTTGACCATAAATTGTTGTATGCTGCTAACTAGCTACGTGGCCTCCCCTGAGTGGGCTTTCTCTGGGCTTCCTTGGTGTGCAAGGACCCTCCCTCACCTAGAGGGACTGATGAGCGGGCTTGGGGATTCCCTTGTCCTAATGTGTCATGACTGTTGCATGACTGAAAGgtctaaatggctagagggggcggGGGTGAATAgcttatttaaattttctacaaacttcaactagacaagttgattagtaaaacaaaaggcgaagctattctagcactagcacaactaagctatgcaagccacccacacaagtctagcaagaaagctaaacactagttacaacaagaaagcacaactagaagcttgctaaaCTCCTAAACAAGATATGCACAAAAGTAAAGAAGAGGGgaatgattgttataccaacgttgtagagtagagatatagccaatcaatcaatcacaattacaagagaatcctcggcaagagatgacacgagattttttatcgaggttcacttgcttcccggcaagctagtccttattgtgacgatacacccacttaatggatcacgagctaattggcaatccaaagccaaaccctcagtgggtgccacacatccactcacaagatggggatcctccaagccatgagcaatccactagagtagccaattgcgatctcccgcggagaAGGCTCAAGaatccctcacaaatcacttggtgaggctcgaaacaatctccaatcacgagctcaacaccaccgctgctctaagccgtctagggcgttgggaaacacccaagagtaacaagaaatccgcagcaaactcaagaatcaagtgccactaaatgcaactctcaaagcaatgcacttgaatctgactcaatctcactaggattagcaatcaagcaaggagatgagtggagg from Sorghum bicolor cultivar BTx623 chromosome 3, Sorghum_bicolor_NCBIv3, whole genome shotgun sequence encodes the following:
- the LOC8078491 gene encoding myb-related protein 308; the encoded protein is MGRVHPCCSEEKKVRKGLWSPEEDERLASHIARFGVSCWSSIPELAGLQRCGKSCRLRWMNYLRPDLKRGRFSQHEEDLIISLHKALGNSWSQIAARLPGRSDNEIKNFWNARLRKKLRQKEASTSSTAVSKEPAARRNQPNANAEVDDRSKPAPSVFTPFVPDHVAAAAGASGASSCDDSSAAGSFFADPAAATCAAVHLADGAADDRNAAAAESGVTPTPSLTTSTSACTDDARGSCDDGFFRAMVDDPSFLFGDFYLDGDAGHHGQIMSFWEGHAFS